The following coding sequences lie in one Candidatus Nitrospira allomarina genomic window:
- the cynS gene encoding cyanase: protein MNKKELVGQLLAAKKASGKTYDQLAAALGLCNVYVAQLFRLQAQLKKDTEIKLVKLVPGLTGNLLEAMREFPMRSYDPSVLQEPHIYRMTEVCAHYGESILDILHEQFGDGIMSAIDFKLTVEKIKGDKGEDRVVMTWNGKFLPHIEQTA from the coding sequence ATGAATAAAAAGGAACTTGTCGGCCAACTGCTTGCAGCGAAAAAGGCCTCAGGAAAGACGTACGACCAGTTAGCAGCAGCCCTCGGGCTGTGTAATGTCTATGTTGCCCAGTTATTCCGATTGCAGGCGCAACTCAAGAAGGATACCGAGATCAAGCTCGTCAAGCTGGTCCCGGGACTCACAGGAAATTTGCTTGAAGCGATGCGGGAGTTTCCCATGCGATCCTATGATCCGTCGGTCCTGCAGGAGCCACATATTTACCGCATGACTGAAGTGTGCGCCCATTATGGGGAGTCCATTCTGGACATCCTGCATGAGCAGTTCGGTGATGGGATTATGTCGGCGATTGATTTTAAGCTCACCGTCGAGAAGATTAAGGGTGACAAAGGAGAGGACCGTGTCGTCATGACCTGGAATGGAAAGTTTCTGCCACACATCGAACAGACTGCCTAA
- a CDS encoding ABC transporter permease — protein sequence MKRMPSSFIVMSLLVMVFLYLPVVILIGLSFNASTMGVVWKGFTFQWYEKLAMDQAILEATVNSVVIALLSTGMALILGVGTAIGLETRQGPQKAWVNMILVLPLVIPEILLGVALLMMFVLCQVHLGFGTIIIGHMIFNLPLTIVIVRARLRKLDPAWEDAARDLGATSWDVLTRITLPLLRPAIWGAALLGFTVSLDDFVVTFFVAGPGSTTLPLKVFSMIRTGMTPEINALSAVLVVVSMLCVGLSWFVQQRSTPASAESSY from the coding sequence ATGAAACGGATGCCGTCCAGCTTCATTGTGATGAGCCTGCTGGTCATGGTGTTTTTATATTTGCCGGTGGTCATTCTAATCGGGCTATCCTTTAACGCCTCCACGATGGGAGTAGTGTGGAAAGGATTCACGTTTCAGTGGTATGAAAAGCTGGCGATGGACCAGGCGATTCTCGAGGCAACCGTCAATAGTGTGGTCATTGCATTGCTCTCAACCGGAATGGCCCTTATCCTTGGAGTGGGGACCGCCATTGGCCTGGAAACCCGTCAAGGACCGCAAAAGGCCTGGGTTAATATGATCCTCGTATTGCCCCTGGTCATACCGGAAATTTTATTGGGTGTGGCCTTATTGATGATGTTTGTCTTGTGTCAGGTTCACCTGGGGTTTGGTACTATTATTATCGGACATATGATCTTTAATCTCCCGTTGACCATCGTCATCGTCAGGGCACGACTTCGTAAGCTGGACCCTGCCTGGGAAGACGCGGCGCGTGATTTGGGTGCCACGTCATGGGATGTGCTCACCAGGATTACGCTTCCTTTGTTACGCCCGGCCATCTGGGGGGCAGCCCTATTAGGATTTACCGTATCGTTGGATGACTTTGTGGTGACATTTTTTGTGGCCGGTCCCGGTTCGACGACGTTACCACTTAAAGTGTTTTCGATGATCAGGACAGGGATGACCCCGGAGATTAATGCCTTGTCGGCGGTCTTGGTGGTGGTCTCCATGCTGTGCGTGGGGTTGTCCTGGTTCGTTCAACAGCGGTCCACACCGGCCTCGGCTGAATCTTCGTATTGA
- a CDS encoding DNA gyrase inhibitor YacG, with protein MTVKCPMCGNVEQWEGNVFRPFCSKRCQLLDLEGWLSERYRIPDAEDDGLDETNPEASSTSSD; from the coding sequence ATGACCGTGAAATGTCCGATGTGTGGCAACGTGGAACAATGGGAAGGTAATGTCTTTCGACCCTTTTGTTCCAAGCGATGTCAATTGCTGGATTTGGAGGGATGGTTGAGTGAGCGCTATCGCATTCCCGATGCGGAAGACGATGGGTTGGATGAGACGAATCCTGAGGCAAGTTCAACCTCTTCCGACTAG
- the lpxD gene encoding UDP-3-O-(3-hydroxymyristoyl)glucosamine N-acyltransferase: MTISSSSRTVNIPLQELAQAIHATIHGSSDILISGLSHLEGASSGDISFVLKASFQKPARQSQAAALIVTEPIPDDPRPQLIVPNPLVAVTTLAQKFFLPPLPPRGIHPSAVSGLDVRIGPDVSIGALVTIGDRVLIGSGVTIHAGVHVGDDAIIGDECILYPHVSLLTKCVIGNRVIVHSGTVIGSDGFGYVQHEGRHHKIPQLGHVIIEDDVELGANVTVDRATFGSTVIKRGTKIDNQVQIAHNVVIGEDCILVAQVGIAGSTTLGRHVMVGGQAGLVDHVTIGDQVKIAAGSGVTNNVKSGQIVGGRPAVEHGIWRRSQVLQYQLPELRKELRALQKQVQHLESLLPDQSASMSPPVKRRSTSKP, translated from the coding sequence ATGACGATATCGTCTTCCTCACGAACCGTGAATATTCCCCTTCAGGAATTAGCCCAAGCCATTCATGCCACCATTCACGGATCCTCTGACATTTTGATATCCGGTCTCTCCCATCTCGAAGGAGCCTCTTCCGGAGATATCTCCTTTGTCTTGAAGGCATCCTTCCAAAAACCGGCGCGTCAGTCACAGGCTGCAGCCTTAATTGTCACAGAGCCTATCCCCGACGACCCTCGACCACAACTCATCGTTCCGAATCCACTGGTCGCCGTCACGACGTTGGCTCAAAAATTTTTCCTCCCCCCTCTTCCACCACGTGGCATTCATCCCAGTGCTGTCTCCGGACTCGATGTGCGCATTGGTCCGGATGTCTCAATTGGCGCCCTCGTCACAATTGGAGACCGTGTGCTCATCGGGTCCGGTGTCACCATCCATGCCGGAGTTCATGTTGGCGACGATGCTATTATCGGGGACGAGTGCATCCTGTATCCCCATGTCTCGCTACTGACCAAGTGTGTCATCGGCAATCGCGTCATTGTACACAGCGGCACTGTCATCGGGAGCGATGGGTTCGGTTATGTGCAACACGAAGGCCGTCACCACAAAATCCCCCAATTGGGCCATGTGATCATTGAAGATGATGTTGAGCTCGGGGCCAATGTGACCGTGGATCGGGCAACCTTTGGAAGTACCGTTATTAAGCGCGGCACAAAAATCGACAACCAGGTGCAGATCGCCCATAACGTGGTGATCGGGGAAGACTGTATTCTCGTCGCACAGGTAGGAATTGCGGGCAGTACTACATTAGGGCGCCACGTCATGGTGGGTGGCCAGGCCGGCCTGGTCGATCATGTCACCATCGGTGATCAAGTGAAAATTGCGGCGGGTTCGGGGGTAACCAATAATGTAAAATCCGGTCAGATTGTGGGTGGTCGGCCGGCGGTCGAACATGGCATCTGGCGACGGTCACAGGTTCTTCAATACCAACTCCCCGAATTACGCAAGGAACTCCGGGCTCTTCAGAAACAGGTCCAACATCTTGAATCGCTTCTCCCGGACCAATCTGCATCCATGTCTCCACCGGTCAAACGCCGTTCAACCTCAAAGCCCTAA
- the fabF gene encoding beta-ketoacyl-ACP synthase II: MAARVVITGLGIVSPIGVGVPTFWKSALQGKTGITAISSFGDFPMESYRSRVGGQVSDFGLPDPSEDKFSSRVDRYAQFALAATREAIQDSGLDLEKEPAERMGVMAGVGMGGMMMGERELTTLYQSRKPHRVHPNFIPTITLNSASGILALAFGARGPNLTISTACSSSIHSIGQALQAIRLNQADVVIASGADASITPLVFAGFCSLRALSTKYNDHPDQASRPFDQGRDGFVMGEGAGTLILESLRHATRRKAKIYAELAGYAATSEAYHMVIPREDGSDIARTVTLALKDAGVSPSQVDYVNAHATSTVVGDDVEVKGLRAVFGKRLNTIMVNATKSLIGHTLGAAGAIGTIVSALSIQTGIIHPTVNYDDPDPHCALPGLSTKVQKKSVRVGLVNAFGFGSNNAVLVLKKFS, translated from the coding sequence ATGGCAGCGCGCGTGGTCATTACCGGGCTTGGCATCGTCTCCCCTATCGGGGTTGGCGTTCCTACGTTTTGGAAGTCCGCCCTGCAGGGTAAAACGGGGATAACAGCGATCTCATCTTTTGGGGATTTCCCCATGGAGTCCTATCGCTCCAGGGTTGGGGGGCAGGTTTCCGACTTTGGCCTTCCCGATCCTTCAGAAGATAAATTCTCATCGCGTGTGGACCGCTATGCACAATTTGCCCTTGCCGCCACACGGGAAGCCATTCAGGATAGTGGACTGGACCTTGAGAAGGAACCGGCTGAACGGATGGGAGTGATGGCCGGTGTGGGCATGGGCGGGATGATGATGGGGGAACGTGAACTCACCACCCTCTATCAGTCCCGTAAGCCACATCGGGTGCATCCGAACTTTATCCCGACCATTACGCTCAACTCTGCCTCTGGCATTCTGGCGTTGGCTTTTGGGGCAAGGGGCCCTAATCTCACCATTTCTACGGCCTGCTCCTCCAGCATTCATTCTATTGGACAAGCCCTACAGGCCATTCGCCTGAACCAGGCAGACGTCGTCATTGCCTCAGGAGCGGACGCCAGCATTACCCCGTTGGTATTTGCCGGCTTTTGCTCATTACGTGCCTTATCCACCAAATATAATGACCACCCCGATCAGGCCTCCAGGCCATTTGATCAAGGGCGGGACGGATTTGTGATGGGGGAAGGGGCCGGCACCCTGATCTTGGAATCCCTTCGCCATGCGACCCGTCGAAAAGCGAAAATATATGCGGAACTGGCCGGATATGCCGCCACCAGCGAAGCGTATCATATGGTGATTCCCAGAGAGGATGGCTCCGATATTGCGCGAACCGTTACCTTGGCATTGAAAGACGCCGGGGTTTCGCCCTCACAGGTAGACTATGTGAATGCCCATGCGACATCCACCGTGGTCGGAGACGATGTCGAGGTCAAAGGGTTACGGGCGGTGTTCGGAAAACGCCTGAATACCATCATGGTCAATGCCACCAAATCGCTCATTGGCCATACACTGGGAGCGGCCGGAGCGATCGGGACAATAGTCTCGGCCTTATCCATTCAAACTGGTATAATACATCCCACTGTAAACTATGATGACCCGGATCCCCATTGTGCCTTGCCGGGCCTTTCTACTAAGGTACAAAAAAAATCCGTTCGCGTGGGGTTGGTGAATGCCTTCGGTTTCGGAAGTAACAATGCGGTTCTGGTCTTAAAAAAGTTTTCATGA
- a CDS encoding ABC transporter ATP-binding protein, producing MKSLLRVLSYLAPYRGLVCVTFFFAGVTTALELLPPWLIKIVIDDVIPAKNMDVLTWVLVGLFLAYGLKNLCNSLRIRFNNTLEQRVVHRLRQQVFAALQRLSLTYYENRSTGEIMSRVVNDTEHVQRIFIDGLEGMLTATLTLVGITTILFMLNWKMAVLVLLPIPILIIGGVGFTRRVHRYYHEIRQQAAELNGYLQDSLSGIRETMGFNRQPYEQTRFRDMSHKYSQANLKAMYLWSIYSPGMIFIGSLGTVLIVWYGAGEVVAGRLSTGELVMFLSYLVLFYTPVNQIHSVNHLLQHALAASERVFDILDAEPAVPDQGHLRPVQPRLSGKVEWKDMAFAYRREMPVYEHLSLSVEAGEHVALVGPSGVGKSTLMKLLFRYYDVGEGAIELDGYDIRHLPLFYLREQIGFVQQEPFLFNGTVRANLAYGDLSASHDQIEAVARVAQAHEFIQALPDGYDTWIGERGVKLSVGQKQRIAIARVLLKNPPIVVMDEATSNIDTETEVEIRIAMDELMRGRTTFIVAHRLSTLQTVDRIVVLEHGQIVEEGDHATLLARGGLYAGLYEAQFHV from the coding sequence GTGAAATCACTCCTCCGAGTTCTGTCGTACTTGGCCCCCTATCGGGGGCTCGTGTGCGTCACCTTCTTCTTTGCCGGGGTAACGACGGCATTGGAACTGCTCCCACCCTGGCTCATCAAAATCGTGATTGATGACGTCATCCCGGCAAAAAATATGGATGTTCTGACCTGGGTGCTGGTTGGATTATTCCTGGCCTATGGATTGAAGAATCTCTGCAATTCTCTCAGAATCCGGTTCAACAACACGCTTGAGCAACGGGTGGTGCATCGGCTTCGACAACAAGTGTTCGCGGCCCTGCAACGCTTGTCGTTGACTTATTATGAAAACCGATCGACGGGTGAAATCATGTCGCGTGTTGTGAACGATACGGAGCATGTGCAACGAATTTTTATTGACGGGCTTGAGGGCATGTTAACGGCTACGTTAACCCTGGTTGGCATTACCACTATTTTATTTATGCTGAACTGGAAAATGGCCGTTCTCGTGCTGCTGCCGATTCCAATTTTAATTATCGGGGGCGTAGGATTTACCCGCCGTGTCCATCGGTATTATCACGAAATACGTCAGCAGGCGGCTGAACTCAATGGCTATCTGCAGGATTCCTTGTCCGGGATTCGGGAAACCATGGGATTCAATCGACAACCCTACGAACAGACGCGTTTCCGTGATATGAGCCACAAGTACAGCCAGGCGAATCTGAAAGCGATGTATTTATGGTCGATTTATTCTCCGGGAATGATTTTCATCGGAAGCCTGGGAACCGTCTTGATTGTCTGGTATGGGGCGGGTGAGGTAGTAGCCGGTCGTCTTTCCACCGGTGAATTAGTGATGTTTTTATCTTACCTGGTATTGTTTTATACCCCGGTCAATCAAATCCATTCGGTGAATCATTTATTGCAGCATGCCTTGGCAGCCAGTGAACGGGTGTTCGATATCTTAGATGCAGAGCCGGCCGTGCCGGACCAGGGACACCTTCGTCCCGTTCAACCCCGGTTGTCGGGAAAAGTCGAATGGAAGGATATGGCATTTGCCTATCGGCGGGAGATGCCGGTCTATGAACATCTTTCACTGTCGGTGGAGGCGGGGGAGCATGTGGCTTTGGTCGGGCCGAGCGGAGTGGGAAAGAGTACGCTCATGAAACTGCTCTTCCGGTATTACGATGTAGGGGAGGGAGCGATTGAACTGGATGGATACGATATTCGTCATCTCCCGTTATTCTACCTTCGGGAACAAATCGGCTTTGTGCAGCAAGAGCCATTTTTATTCAATGGCACCGTGCGGGCCAATCTGGCCTATGGAGACTTGTCGGCATCGCACGACCAAATAGAAGCGGTGGCGCGCGTTGCGCAAGCGCATGAATTTATTCAAGCGCTTCCTGACGGGTATGACACCTGGATCGGGGAGCGCGGGGTGAAATTGTCCGTTGGGCAAAAACAGCGTATCGCCATTGCCAGGGTGCTGCTCAAAAATCCACCCATTGTGGTCATGGATGAAGCCACCTCCAATATTGACACCGAAACCGAAGTCGAGATTCGCATTGCGATGGATGAGTTGATGCGTGGGCGGACGACCTTTATCGTGGCCCATCGGTTGTCGACTCTGCAAACCGTTGATCGAATTGTGGTCCTGGAACATGGTCAGATCGTTGAAGAAGGCGATCATGCAACCTTACTGGCGAGAGGGGGATTGTATGCCGGTTTGTATGAAGCCCAATTTCATGTCTAA
- the def gene encoding peptide deformylase yields the protein MAVLPIAKIGNPVLRQQATPVDPASIGSRRVQAFLDDMFETMVQYEGIGLAAPQVAHSEQIVVMECEGKDGFPKTVLINPKIVFYSPSQSEMWEGCLSIDNMRGKVIRPSMIRVQAYDRQGVLQDFEANGLYAVCIQHEMDHLIGKLFIDRMTDMSTLTQLEEFDAYWREESAPVI from the coding sequence ATGGCAGTATTACCTATAGCAAAAATCGGCAACCCGGTTCTCAGGCAACAGGCAACGCCTGTGGACCCTGCATCAATCGGGAGCCGGCGGGTTCAGGCATTCCTTGATGATATGTTTGAGACGATGGTTCAGTATGAGGGAATCGGATTGGCAGCCCCGCAGGTCGCACATTCGGAACAGATTGTCGTCATGGAATGTGAGGGGAAGGATGGTTTTCCCAAGACCGTCCTCATTAATCCTAAAATTGTGTTTTATAGTCCCTCACAGAGTGAAATGTGGGAAGGATGTCTCAGTATTGATAATATGCGAGGGAAGGTAATCCGGCCGTCCATGATCCGTGTGCAGGCCTATGATAGACAAGGGGTACTCCAAGACTTCGAAGCCAACGGGCTCTATGCGGTGTGTATCCAACATGAAATGGACCACCTCATCGGGAAATTGTTCATTGATCGAATGACTGATATGTCGACCCTGACTCAACTGGAAGAGTTTGATGCCTATTGGCGTGAAGAATCCGCCCCGGTGATTTAA
- a CDS encoding acyl carrier protein, giving the protein MKSSVNKSSQLSQQVYHTLGKYLQRDPKDLHPEDSLRDDLGLDSLQTIELVYEVESAFDLQIPDEDFGRLTTIGAVILYLDERIHGKGSALSGPQATPSAKNSRPTPLGKKPKSRPTSKKSRT; this is encoded by the coding sequence ATGAAATCTTCCGTCAACAAATCCTCTCAACTCAGTCAGCAGGTGTACCACACCCTCGGTAAATACCTTCAACGCGACCCGAAAGATCTACATCCTGAAGATTCGCTTCGTGATGATTTGGGGTTGGACTCTCTGCAAACCATCGAATTAGTCTATGAAGTCGAATCGGCTTTTGATCTTCAAATACCGGATGAGGACTTCGGGCGTTTAACGACCATCGGCGCAGTCATCCTTTATCTGGATGAACGAATACATGGTAAAGGGAGCGCCCTCTCCGGCCCTCAAGCCACACCGTCGGCCAAGAATTCACGCCCGACTCCACTTGGCAAAAAACCCAAAAGCCGTCCCACTTCAAAAAAATCGCGCACATGA
- a CDS encoding ABC transporter permease yields MAGSGGNGLARPSGTMLNNRSDHSSAFPVKLSLLSASLFLGLFFFLPLILVFGVSLASRGMYGGITWIPTWENYQRVFDPLVGVIFFRSLLLAGLTTFICAVVGFPLAYCLARASRPWQLILLTLVMIPFWTNFLVRTYAWVLILRADGIVNGLLIRLGLLDEPLSLLFTDLSVFLGLVYGYLPFMVLPLVVAIERISPQLEDAAFDLYASMVGMFRHVLLPLSTPGFLAGGVLVFIPSLGAFITPYLLGGGQNMMLGTFIQQEFLVARDWPFGSALSFGLMGTVLLLWFLLGRTSVEKDPS; encoded by the coding sequence ATGGCGGGCTCAGGAGGGAATGGTCTTGCCCGCCCATCCGGCACCATGCTGAACAATCGTTCTGACCATTCTTCCGCTTTCCCTGTCAAGCTGTCCCTCCTATCGGCAAGTCTCTTTTTAGGCCTGTTCTTTTTTCTCCCGCTGATATTGGTCTTTGGTGTAAGTCTGGCGAGTCGGGGAATGTATGGGGGAATTACCTGGATCCCCACCTGGGAAAATTATCAACGTGTTTTTGATCCGCTGGTGGGAGTGATATTTTTCCGATCTCTTCTCTTGGCGGGATTGACGACTTTCATCTGTGCCGTGGTGGGGTTCCCCTTGGCGTATTGTCTGGCCAGGGCCTCCCGCCCCTGGCAACTCATATTACTGACTCTTGTGATGATTCCATTTTGGACGAATTTTTTGGTTCGGACCTATGCGTGGGTATTAATTCTTCGAGCGGACGGTATTGTGAATGGCCTGTTGATCAGGTTGGGATTGCTGGATGAGCCCCTTTCCCTATTATTCACCGATCTATCGGTATTCCTGGGACTGGTTTATGGTTATCTGCCCTTTATGGTGCTTCCTCTGGTGGTGGCCATAGAACGTATTTCTCCGCAATTGGAGGATGCGGCGTTTGACTTATATGCGTCCATGGTCGGGATGTTTCGACACGTGCTGCTTCCTCTCAGTACTCCGGGTTTTCTGGCCGGTGGGGTGTTGGTCTTTATTCCTTCCCTCGGGGCTTTTATTACGCCCTATCTATTGGGTGGAGGACAAAACATGATGCTGGGCACGTTCATCCAACAAGAATTCCTGGTTGCACGAGACTGGCCGTTTGGCTCCGCGCTTTCTTTCGGATTAATGGGAACGGTCCTTCTCCTCTGGTTTCTGTTGGGTCGTACGTCCGTTGAGAAGGATCCGTCATGA
- a CDS encoding polyamine ABC transporter substrate-binding protein gives MKTLMPLYVVILTLLVSGGCSESSTSPESPSSQHSTLYYFTWSDYVDAGVVAKFEATRGVRVVIDTFSSNEELLAKVQSGMTGYDVVVPSDFMAGIMGRLGLLAELDLAKIPPVQDLEPHLRQLSFDPTNRFAIPYLWGTVGMGYNADVVTEPPTSWEALWDPKFSGRISLLNDEREVFGMALQTLGYSLNSVDPQAIQQAKHKLMKQKPLVKAYTSEQFDQLLVAGEVVLAHAWGGPIARAMREHPSIRYALPQEGGMMWTDCLAVLASSRQQALAMDFINYLLDEEVALATSQRLLFASANRHVRDRLPADIRTNTAVYPPSDMLARMEWLEDVQEAIRYYDRAWTELKVH, from the coding sequence GTGAAAACACTGATGCCTCTGTATGTCGTCATCTTGACCCTCCTGGTGTCCGGAGGATGTTCGGAATCTTCCACATCCCCGGAATCGCCATCTTCCCAGCACTCTACACTGTATTATTTCACGTGGTCCGATTATGTGGATGCGGGTGTAGTGGCCAAATTTGAAGCGACCCGAGGGGTTCGGGTGGTGATTGATACCTTTAGTAGCAATGAAGAGTTATTAGCAAAAGTGCAAAGCGGCATGACCGGGTATGATGTCGTGGTGCCATCTGATTTTATGGCGGGAATTATGGGACGGTTGGGATTACTGGCTGAGTTAGATCTGGCAAAAATTCCTCCTGTGCAGGATCTGGAGCCTCACCTGCGACAGCTCTCGTTTGATCCCACAAACCGGTTTGCCATTCCCTATTTATGGGGCACGGTTGGAATGGGGTATAATGCTGATGTCGTGACTGAACCGCCAACCAGTTGGGAGGCCTTATGGGATCCGAAATTTTCCGGTCGAATCAGTTTGCTGAACGATGAGCGGGAAGTCTTTGGGATGGCACTTCAGACGTTAGGCTACTCGCTCAATAGCGTCGATCCCCAGGCCATTCAACAAGCCAAACATAAGTTGATGAAGCAAAAGCCATTGGTCAAGGCTTATACGAGCGAACAATTCGACCAACTCCTCGTGGCCGGTGAAGTGGTATTAGCGCATGCCTGGGGCGGGCCGATTGCCAGGGCGATGCGTGAACACCCGTCAATCCGGTATGCCCTCCCCCAGGAAGGCGGAATGATGTGGACGGATTGTCTGGCGGTCTTGGCCAGCTCCCGTCAACAAGCGCTCGCGATGGACTTCATCAATTATCTGTTAGATGAGGAGGTGGCGCTTGCCACATCGCAGCGACTATTATTTGCCTCAGCCAATCGACATGTTCGGGATCGTCTGCCGGCAGACATTCGCACGAATACAGCTGTCTACCCGCCAAGTGATATGCTTGCCCGAATGGAGTGGTTGGAAGATGTACAGGAGGCCATTCGCTATTATGATCGAGCCTGGACAGAGCTGAAAGTGCACTAG
- a CDS encoding HEAT repeat domain-containing protein, protein MTKRITNWSQTICWMVGAFFLCGTPLWAQEPGRSPFSVYLTQVPYEAPPPPESTGVEATESPEILTPQDHERLEALIPMLEGRQEFWAMGEFVFFGKHSIPYLVKALKVPVPRVRFNAVETLSMLNDPSAIPGLLEVAMNPDEESRIRSHALRVATRLDPNQVIPAIEVMVKDPNSTIRNTAVFESRRVPRKEVLPVIISAISDPEQYVSITARDSFWILTRFSGSIHDWEVSTPEDRKEWVKEWWAWWEENKDRLGVTPPSAEPPRSPAEQNVS, encoded by the coding sequence ATGACGAAGCGAATCACCAATTGGTCACAGACAATATGTTGGATGGTTGGTGCCTTTTTTCTGTGTGGCACCCCGCTGTGGGCTCAGGAACCAGGAAGAAGTCCTTTCTCCGTCTATCTGACGCAAGTGCCCTATGAGGCTCCTCCCCCTCCAGAATCCACGGGGGTAGAGGCGACGGAATCCCCTGAAATCTTAACGCCCCAGGATCATGAGCGTCTGGAAGCGCTTATCCCCATGCTTGAAGGCCGGCAGGAATTTTGGGCCATGGGAGAGTTTGTCTTTTTTGGGAAACATTCGATCCCGTATTTGGTAAAAGCGCTTAAGGTGCCGGTGCCCAGAGTCCGGTTCAACGCGGTGGAAACCCTCTCTATGTTGAATGATCCCTCTGCGATTCCGGGCCTACTGGAGGTGGCCATGAATCCGGATGAAGAATCACGAATCCGGTCCCATGCCTTGCGTGTGGCAACACGATTGGACCCCAACCAAGTCATTCCGGCCATCGAGGTGATGGTGAAAGATCCCAATTCCACGATTCGAAACACGGCTGTCTTTGAATCACGGAGGGTGCCTCGAAAGGAAGTGCTGCCTGTGATTATTAGTGCCATTTCAGATCCGGAGCAATATGTGTCGATCACAGCGCGGGATTCTTTCTGGATTCTCACCAGATTCAGTGGCTCAATCCATGATTGGGAAGTTTCGACACCCGAAGACAGAAAGGAATGGGTAAAGGAATGGTGGGCTTGGTGGGAAGAGAATAAGGACCGATTGGGTGTGACACCGCCATCCGCAGAACCCCCTCGATCACCGGCAGAGCAGAATGTGAGTTAA